The following proteins come from a genomic window of Nocardiopsis sp. YSL2:
- the guaB gene encoding IMP dehydrogenase, whose translation MGQQYSDYGDKLLPPGLTYDDVLLVPAYSDLQPGEVDTATRLSRNISLRIPLLSAAMDTVTEARMAVAMARNGGAGVLHRNLSAEEQAAQIDLVKRSEAGMVTDPITCHPEDDLAEVERLCSHYRISGVPVTDAQGRLVGIVTNRDMRFEQDRARLVRDVMTTENLVTAPVGVSREQAFELLRSHKVEKLPLIDGDRRLRGLITVKDFIKSEQFPDATKDADGRLVVGGAVGVGPEAEERAKLLVDAGVDFLVVDTAHGHSAGLADMIAKLKANSRADIVAGNVATRAGAQLLVDAGADAVKVGVGPGSICTTRVVAGVGAPQLTAILEASRACGPAGVPLIADGGLQYSGEIAKAIVAGASTVMLGSLLAGVEESPGELIFINGKQFKAYRGMGSLGAMRGRSFSKDRYAQADVASEDKLVPEGIEGQVPFRGPLSAVAHQLVGGLHQSMWYAGARTVDDLRERGQLMRITSAGLRESHPHDITMTVEAPNYNAR comes from the coding sequence ATGGGCCAGCAGTACAGCGACTACGGGGACAAGCTGCTCCCGCCGGGGCTGACCTACGACGACGTCCTGCTCGTACCGGCCTACTCCGACCTCCAGCCCGGCGAGGTGGACACCGCCACGCGGCTGTCCCGCAACATCTCCCTGCGCATCCCGCTGCTCTCCGCGGCGATGGACACCGTCACCGAGGCCCGGATGGCCGTGGCCATGGCCCGCAACGGCGGCGCGGGCGTGCTGCACCGCAACCTCTCCGCCGAGGAGCAGGCCGCCCAGATCGACCTGGTCAAGCGCTCCGAGGCCGGTATGGTCACCGACCCGATCACCTGCCACCCCGAGGACGACCTCGCCGAGGTCGAGCGCCTGTGCTCCCACTACCGCATCTCCGGCGTCCCGGTCACCGACGCCCAGGGCCGCCTGGTCGGCATCGTCACCAACCGCGACATGCGCTTCGAGCAGGACCGCGCCCGTCTGGTCCGCGACGTCATGACCACCGAGAACCTGGTCACCGCCCCCGTCGGCGTCAGCCGTGAGCAGGCCTTCGAGCTGCTGCGCAGCCACAAGGTCGAGAAGCTCCCCCTCATCGACGGCGACCGCCGCCTGCGCGGACTCATCACCGTCAAGGACTTCATCAAGAGCGAGCAGTTCCCCGACGCCACCAAGGACGCCGACGGCCGCCTCGTGGTCGGCGGCGCCGTGGGCGTGGGCCCCGAGGCCGAGGAGCGCGCCAAGCTCCTGGTCGACGCCGGGGTCGACTTCCTCGTCGTGGACACCGCGCACGGCCACTCCGCCGGTCTGGCCGACATGATCGCCAAACTCAAGGCCAACTCCCGCGCCGACATCGTCGCGGGCAACGTCGCCACCCGCGCCGGCGCGCAGCTGCTCGTCGACGCCGGTGCCGACGCCGTCAAGGTCGGCGTGGGCCCGGGCTCCATCTGCACCACCCGCGTGGTCGCGGGAGTCGGCGCCCCGCAGCTCACCGCCATCCTGGAGGCGAGCAGGGCCTGCGGCCCGGCGGGCGTGCCGCTCATCGCCGACGGCGGTCTGCAGTACTCCGGCGAGATCGCCAAGGCCATCGTCGCCGGTGCCAGCACCGTCATGCTCGGCAGCCTGCTGGCGGGCGTCGAGGAGAGCCCCGGCGAGCTCATCTTCATCAACGGCAAGCAGTTCAAGGCCTACCGCGGCATGGGCTCCCTGGGCGCCATGCGCGGCCGCTCCTTCTCCAAGGACCGCTACGCGCAGGCCGACGTCGCCTCCGAGGACAAGCTCGTCCCCGAGGGCATCGAGGGCCAGGTGCCCTTCCGCGGCCCGCTCTCGGCGGTCGCCCACCAGCTGGTCGGCGGCCTGCACCAGTCGATGTGGTACGCCGGTGCCCGCACCGTGGACGACCTGCGCGAGCGCGGCCAGCTCATGCGCATCACCAGCGCCGGGCTGCGGGAGAGCCACCCGCACGACATCACGATGACCGTCGAGGCACCCAACTACAACGCGCGCTGA
- a CDS encoding PLP-dependent aspartate aminotransferase family protein, which translates to MAPHIDTRTVHRPVEPVEGSTPLGTPLYQSHTFAFTDTDAMAAAFEGPGSPYVYARYGNPTVAALEAAVADLEGGAGAIAAGSGMGAITSTLWALLGSGGRVVAQDRLYGGTQGLLDDLRERWGVDVVQVDAEDPDRVRDALTADTDVLLLETIANPTGRVADLPALTALAREAGAATVVDNTFATPLLCRPIEHGADVVVHSATKYMGGHSDTIGGVAVFADSGTLGAVRARTAEFGAVLDPFAAWLIVRGLSTLAVRVSRQCANAQVLAERLAAHPAITAVHYPGLPDAPGHATARRILDGGFGGVLAFELAGGLEAGRTFAAAVELAALAPSLGDVRTLVMHPASTSHRELDAAGLARAGIAEGLIRISVGIEDVEDLWADLERAVGAADGGGADRPGRGPSTGRSGANPAQPTGR; encoded by the coding sequence ATGGCACCTCACATCGACACCCGTACCGTGCACCGTCCCGTGGAACCCGTGGAGGGCAGTACCCCGCTGGGCACGCCCCTGTACCAGTCGCACACGTTCGCCTTCACCGACACCGACGCCATGGCCGCCGCGTTCGAGGGGCCGGGCTCCCCCTACGTGTACGCCCGCTACGGCAATCCCACCGTGGCCGCGCTGGAGGCCGCCGTGGCGGACCTGGAGGGGGGAGCGGGCGCGATCGCCGCCGGGTCGGGGATGGGCGCGATCACCTCCACCCTGTGGGCGCTGCTGGGCTCCGGTGGCCGGGTGGTGGCCCAGGACCGGCTCTACGGGGGCACCCAGGGCCTCCTCGACGACCTGCGCGAGCGGTGGGGCGTGGACGTCGTCCAGGTCGACGCCGAGGACCCCGACCGGGTCCGCGACGCCCTGACCGCCGACACCGACGTGCTGCTGCTGGAGACGATCGCCAACCCGACCGGCCGGGTCGCCGACCTGCCCGCTCTGACCGCGCTCGCGCGTGAGGCGGGTGCCGCGACCGTCGTGGACAACACCTTCGCCACGCCGTTGCTCTGCCGTCCCATCGAACACGGCGCCGACGTCGTCGTGCACTCCGCGACCAAGTACATGGGAGGCCACTCGGACACCATCGGCGGCGTCGCCGTGTTCGCCGACTCCGGGACACTGGGCGCGGTCCGCGCGCGCACCGCCGAGTTCGGCGCGGTGCTGGACCCCTTCGCCGCCTGGCTGATCGTCCGCGGGCTCAGCACGCTCGCGGTGCGGGTGTCGCGCCAGTGCGCCAACGCCCAGGTGCTCGCCGAGCGCCTGGCCGCCCACCCGGCGATCACGGCCGTGCACTACCCGGGTCTGCCGGACGCGCCGGGGCACGCGACCGCCCGGCGGATCCTGGACGGCGGCTTCGGAGGGGTGCTCGCCTTCGAGCTGGCGGGCGGTCTGGAGGCGGGCCGGACGTTCGCCGCCGCGGTGGAACTGGCCGCGCTCGCCCCTTCCCTGGGGGACGTGCGCACCCTGGTCATGCACCCGGCGAGCACCTCGCACCGGGAGCTGGACGCGGCGGGGCTGGCCCGGGCCGGCATCGCCGAGGGGCTCATCCGGATCAGCGTCGGGATCGAGGACGTCGAGGATCTGTGGGCCGACCTGGAGCGGGCCGTCGGCGCGGCGGACGGCGGCGGTGCCGACCGCCCGGGCCGGGGCCCCTCCACGGGCCGGAGCGGGGCAAACCCAGCTCAACCCACGGGCCGCTAG
- the groL gene encoding chaperonin GroEL (60 kDa chaperone family; promotes refolding of misfolded polypeptides especially under stressful conditions; forms two stacked rings of heptamers to form a barrel-shaped 14mer; ends can be capped by GroES; misfolded proteins enter the barrel where they are refolded when GroES binds) — MPKILEFEDDARRALERGVDRLANAVKVTLGPRGRNVVIDKKFGAPTITNDGVTVAREIELDEPYENLGAQLVKEVATKTNDAAGDGTTTATVLAQALVREGLRSVAAGASPMSLKRGIDLAADRVAEILLERARPVEERADIAYVATNSAQDEQIGDLIAEAFDKVGKDGVITVEESPTFDLSLDFTEGLQFDKGYVSPYFVTDADRQEAVLEDAQILISQGKIGNLNELLPLLEKVVQETKKPLLIIAEDIEGDALGALVLNKMRGTLNVAAVKAPGFGERRKAMLQDIAVVTGGQVISEEVGLTLENAGLEALGSARRITVTKDATTIVDGTGDQSEVEDRIRQIRKEIEASDSDWDREKLQERLAKLAGGVSVLRVGAATEVELKEKKHRLEDAISATRAAIEEGIVAGGGASLVHASTALGDLGLKGDEATGVAIVRRALVEPARWIAENAGAQGYVVTHRVSEMEVGHGYNAATGVYGDLTAEGIIDPVKVSRSAVQNAASIAGMLLTTEVLVADKPEEEDDEGHGHGH, encoded by the coding sequence ATGCCGAAGATCCTGGAGTTCGAGGACGACGCTCGCCGCGCCCTCGAGCGGGGCGTCGACCGTCTCGCCAACGCGGTGAAGGTCACGCTCGGCCCGCGCGGCCGCAACGTCGTCATCGACAAGAAGTTCGGTGCGCCCACCATCACGAACGACGGTGTGACCGTCGCCCGTGAGATCGAGCTGGACGAGCCCTACGAGAACCTGGGCGCCCAGCTGGTCAAGGAGGTCGCCACCAAGACCAACGACGCCGCGGGTGACGGCACCACCACCGCCACCGTCCTGGCCCAGGCGCTCGTGCGCGAGGGCCTGCGCAGCGTCGCCGCCGGCGCCTCGCCGATGTCCCTCAAGCGCGGCATCGACCTGGCCGCCGACAGGGTCGCCGAGATCCTGCTGGAGCGCGCCCGCCCCGTCGAGGAGCGCGCGGACATCGCCTACGTGGCGACCAACTCCGCTCAGGACGAGCAGATCGGCGACCTCATCGCCGAGGCCTTCGACAAGGTCGGCAAGGACGGCGTCATCACGGTCGAGGAGTCCCCGACCTTCGACCTGTCGCTGGACTTCACCGAGGGCCTGCAGTTCGACAAGGGCTACGTCTCGCCCTACTTCGTCACCGACGCCGACCGCCAGGAGGCGGTGCTGGAGGACGCTCAGATCCTCATCAGCCAGGGCAAGATCGGGAACCTGAACGAGCTGCTCCCGCTGCTGGAGAAGGTCGTCCAGGAGACCAAGAAGCCGCTGCTGATCATCGCCGAGGACATCGAGGGCGACGCCCTGGGTGCCCTGGTGCTGAACAAGATGCGCGGCACGCTCAACGTCGCCGCGGTCAAGGCGCCCGGCTTCGGCGAGCGCCGCAAGGCCATGCTCCAGGACATCGCCGTCGTCACCGGCGGCCAGGTCATCTCCGAAGAGGTCGGCCTGACCCTGGAGAACGCCGGCCTGGAGGCCCTGGGCAGCGCCCGCCGCATCACCGTCACCAAGGACGCCACCACGATCGTGGACGGCACCGGTGACCAGAGCGAGGTCGAGGACCGCATCCGCCAGATCCGCAAGGAGATCGAGGCGAGCGACTCCGACTGGGACCGCGAGAAGCTCCAGGAGCGCCTGGCCAAGCTCGCGGGCGGCGTCTCGGTGCTGCGCGTGGGCGCGGCCACCGAGGTGGAGCTCAAGGAGAAGAAGCACCGCCTGGAGGACGCCATCTCGGCGACCCGTGCGGCCATCGAGGAGGGCATCGTCGCCGGTGGCGGCGCCTCCCTGGTGCACGCCTCCACCGCCCTGGGCGACCTGGGCCTCAAGGGCGACGAGGCGACCGGTGTGGCGATCGTCCGCCGCGCGCTGGTCGAGCCCGCCCGCTGGATCGCGGAGAACGCCGGCGCCCAGGGCTACGTGGTGACCCACCGCGTGTCCGAGATGGAGGTCGGCCACGGCTACAACGCCGCGACCGGCGTCTACGGCGACCTGACCGCCGAGGGCATCATCGACCCCGTCAAGGTGTCGCGCTCCGCCGTCCAGAACGCCGCGTCCATCGCGGGCATGCTGCTGACCACCGAGGTGCTGGTCGCGGACAAGCCCGAGGAAGAGGACGACGAGGGCCACGGGCACGGCCACTAG
- a CDS encoding zinc-binding dehydrogenase, giving the protein MFAITAARISFDDPVSGLEAGERPDPEPREGWAVVDVRAASLNHHDVWSLRGIGLREPTLPRILGSDAAGVDEDGNEVIVHGVVGDPAAAGGDETKDPGRSLLSEVHEGTFAEKLLVPRRNLLPKPPELSFEEAACLPTAWLTAYSMLFGKADLLPGSTILVQGAGGGVAAALIRMAAQAGHRVYATSRSEAKRERALKLGAHAAVPTGERLPEKVDAVFDSVGQATWAHSLRVLKPGGAVITCGATSGDAPSAELARVFFLQLRVLGSTMGTRSELATLIEMCARTGLRPDIDRVLPLDRAREGFQAMVDGDLFGKVVFTT; this is encoded by the coding sequence ATGTTCGCTATCACTGCAGCACGCATCAGCTTCGACGACCCCGTCTCCGGTCTGGAGGCGGGGGAGCGCCCGGACCCCGAGCCCCGTGAGGGGTGGGCGGTGGTCGACGTCCGCGCCGCCTCGCTCAACCACCACGACGTCTGGAGCCTGCGGGGCATCGGCCTGCGGGAGCCGACCCTGCCCCGCATCCTCGGCAGTGACGCCGCCGGCGTCGACGAGGACGGCAACGAGGTCATCGTGCACGGGGTCGTGGGCGACCCGGCCGCCGCAGGCGGTGACGAGACCAAGGACCCGGGCCGGTCGCTGCTGTCGGAGGTCCACGAGGGCACCTTCGCGGAGAAGCTCCTGGTGCCCCGGCGCAATCTGCTCCCCAAGCCGCCCGAGCTCTCCTTCGAGGAGGCGGCCTGCCTGCCCACGGCGTGGCTGACCGCCTACAGCATGCTCTTCGGCAAGGCCGACCTGCTGCCGGGCTCCACGATCCTCGTGCAGGGCGCGGGCGGCGGCGTGGCGGCTGCGCTGATCCGCATGGCCGCGCAGGCGGGGCACCGCGTCTACGCGACCAGCCGCAGCGAGGCCAAGCGCGAGCGCGCCCTGAAGCTGGGCGCCCACGCGGCGGTGCCGACGGGCGAGCGGCTGCCGGAGAAGGTGGACGCCGTCTTCGACTCGGTCGGCCAGGCCACGTGGGCGCACTCCCTGCGGGTGCTCAAGCCGGGCGGAGCGGTGATCACCTGCGGTGCCACCAGCGGCGACGCGCCGTCGGCCGAACTGGCGCGGGTGTTCTTCCTGCAGCTGCGCGTCCTGGGCTCCACGATGGGAACCCGGTCGGAGCTGGCCACGCTCATCGAGATGTGCGCGCGCACCGGGCTGCGTCCCGACATCGACCGGGTCCTGCCGCTCGACCGGGCCCGTGAGGGCTTCCAGGCGATGGTCGACGGAGACCTGTTCGGCAAGGTCGTCTTCACCACCTGA
- a CDS encoding sigma-70 family RNA polymerase sigma factor has translation MRNVTDAGARGGVTAQRPGAHGESDSTARDSGLNHLGSLAVRGDDGAMDSLLREVRPMVVRYCRARLARVSGLAHYSDDVAQEVCIALLTAIPRYQDRGRPFASFVFGIAAHKVADTLRVAGRVETVPTDSVPERADDGPGPEESAVRGIEAQRARELLDELPEQQRRLLIMRVIAGLTADETGHVLGMSAGAVRVAQHRAIARLRQVAVANRLFT, from the coding sequence ATTCGTAACGTGACGGATGCAGGCGCCCGGGGGGGCGTTACCGCGCAGCGGCCAGGGGCGCACGGGGAGTCGGACTCCACTGCGCGTGACTCGGGGTTGAACCATCTCGGCTCGCTCGCGGTTCGAGGGGACGACGGTGCCATGGACTCGCTCCTGCGGGAGGTCCGGCCGATGGTCGTCCGGTACTGTCGCGCACGGCTGGCCCGGGTCTCCGGACTCGCGCACTACTCCGACGACGTCGCCCAGGAAGTGTGCATCGCACTGCTCACGGCGATACCGCGCTACCAGGACCGGGGGCGCCCCTTCGCCTCCTTCGTCTTCGGGATCGCCGCCCACAAGGTCGCCGACACCCTGCGTGTGGCGGGCCGGGTGGAGACGGTGCCCACCGATTCCGTGCCCGAGCGGGCCGACGACGGTCCCGGGCCGGAGGAGTCGGCGGTGCGCGGCATCGAGGCCCAGCGGGCCAGAGAACTCCTCGACGAACTGCCGGAACAGCAACGCAGACTCCTGATCATGAGGGTGATCGCGGGTCTGACAGCGGATGAGACGGGACATGTACTTGGAATGTCGGCAGGTGCGGTACGGGTTGCCCAGCACCGAGCTATTGCTCGGCTTCGGCAGGTGGCCGTGGCGAACCGCCTCTTCACCTGA
- the groES gene encoding co-chaperone GroES — protein sequence MSTATKTVLKPLEDRVVVKTLEAEQTTASGLVIPDTAKEKPQEGEILAVGPGRWDDEGDKRIPLDVNVGDVVLYSKYGGTEVKYDGEEYLVLSARDILAVVEK from the coding sequence GTGTCGACCGCCACCAAGACCGTGCTGAAGCCGCTCGAGGACCGCGTCGTGGTCAAGACCCTGGAGGCCGAGCAGACCACGGCTTCCGGTCTGGTCATCCCGGACACCGCCAAGGAGAAGCCCCAGGAGGGCGAGATCCTGGCCGTCGGCCCCGGTCGCTGGGACGACGAGGGTGACAAGCGCATCCCGCTGGACGTGAACGTCGGCGACGTCGTCCTGTACAGCAAGTACGGCGGCACCGAGGTCAAGTACGACGGCGAGGAGTACCTGGTCCTCTCCGCCCGCGACATCCTCGCGGTCGTCGAGAAGTAG
- a CDS encoding HAD family phosphatase, which translates to MTRLHVFDMDGTLLRGTTASLEIARVMRCEERLVELEGRFRRQEIDTRGFARGIHWLWSALTEEHVATAFERSPFLTGIREVCDDIRSRGEHSMVVSMSPDFYARLLLRFGFDEVVASRFPALPFASPVVADDILTPEDKVDIVERARLGRGLAPDACVAYGDSMSDAPLFRHLDATVAVNGDERITGLAAVHYTGASLVDAYALARASLGGTP; encoded by the coding sequence ATGACCCGCCTCCACGTCTTCGACATGGACGGAACCCTGCTGAGGGGGACGACCGCGAGCCTGGAGATCGCGCGTGTGATGCGCTGCGAGGAACGGCTCGTGGAGCTGGAGGGCCGCTTCCGGCGGCAGGAGATCGACACCCGCGGCTTCGCGCGCGGCATCCACTGGCTCTGGAGCGCGCTCACGGAAGAGCACGTGGCCACGGCCTTCGAGCGGAGCCCCTTCCTGACCGGTATCCGCGAGGTGTGCGACGACATACGGTCGCGCGGGGAGCACTCGATGGTCGTGAGCATGTCCCCGGACTTCTACGCCCGCCTGCTGCTCCGGTTCGGCTTCGACGAGGTGGTCGCGTCGCGCTTCCCCGCGCTCCCGTTCGCCTCCCCCGTCGTGGCCGACGACATCCTCACGCCCGAGGACAAGGTGGACATCGTCGAGCGCGCCCGGCTCGGCCGGGGCCTGGCCCCCGACGCGTGCGTGGCCTATGGGGACTCCATGTCGGACGCCCCTCTCTTCCGGCACCTGGACGCCACCGTGGCGGTGAACGGCGACGAGCGGATCACCGGGCTCGCCGCCGTCCACTACACCGGCGCGAGCCTGGTGGACGCCTACGCCCTGGCCCGGGCGTCCCTGGGCGGAACCCCGTAG
- a CDS encoding SAM-dependent methyltransferase, whose product MHLPAFEALLTDAGGELLADVDPEAAAADRLAAASRLRGDPRLAALDSALPVSDLVNAALSQVLLRRRGRAKFGERSDRMYFTPDGLEQSTRHVVAAYRAERTAAVADAVLDGAVAGDLCCGVGADLLALAERGVPVEGVDADPLTVAVARANVAALGLEDLARVRQGDAAGVAPGAYPLLFCDPARRGGRGRVFDPAAYSPPWDVAVRLAEGSGAACLKAAPGLPHEAIPGGASAEWISVDGELKETALWFGAAAGGPRRRATVLRESKGPAGPARGGRGELAEVPGLGAAPVAPARRYLYDPDPAVVRSHLVAEAAARVDGALLDERIAYFTADRAVRSPLWRVLEVTEVMPFSLKRLRSALRSRGVGTVTVMKRGSAVDTEKLRRDLRASGPESATVVLTRVGERPVSLLCREVADAEAL is encoded by the coding sequence ATGCACCTGCCCGCCTTCGAGGCCCTGCTCACCGACGCGGGCGGGGAACTACTGGCGGACGTGGACCCGGAGGCGGCCGCCGCGGACCGGCTGGCGGCGGCGTCCCGGCTGCGCGGTGACCCGCGGTTGGCCGCCCTCGATTCCGCCCTACCCGTTTCCGATCTGGTCAACGCGGCTCTGAGCCAAGTCCTGCTGCGCAGGCGCGGCCGGGCCAAGTTCGGCGAGCGCTCCGACAGGATGTACTTCACCCCCGACGGCCTGGAGCAGTCGACGCGGCACGTCGTGGCCGCCTACCGCGCCGAGCGCACGGCCGCGGTCGCGGATGCCGTGCTCGACGGGGCCGTGGCGGGCGACCTGTGCTGCGGCGTGGGCGCGGACCTGCTGGCGCTGGCCGAGCGGGGCGTGCCCGTCGAGGGCGTGGACGCCGACCCCCTGACCGTGGCGGTCGCGCGCGCCAACGTGGCCGCTCTGGGGCTGGAGGACCTGGCACGGGTGCGCCAGGGCGACGCCGCCGGGGTCGCCCCGGGGGCCTATCCGCTGCTCTTTTGCGACCCGGCCCGGCGCGGAGGGCGCGGGCGGGTGTTCGACCCGGCGGCCTACTCCCCTCCGTGGGACGTGGCGGTACGCCTGGCCGAGGGATCCGGCGCGGCCTGCCTGAAGGCGGCGCCGGGCCTGCCGCACGAGGCGATCCCCGGGGGCGCGTCCGCCGAGTGGATCTCCGTGGACGGCGAGTTGAAGGAGACGGCGCTGTGGTTCGGCGCGGCGGCCGGGGGGCCGCGCCGCCGGGCGACGGTCCTGCGCGAGAGCAAGGGCCCGGCGGGCCCGGCCCGGGGCGGACGCGGGGAGCTGGCCGAGGTTCCCGGCCTGGGGGCCGCGCCCGTGGCACCGGCCCGGCGGTACCTGTACGACCCGGATCCGGCCGTCGTGCGCTCCCACCTGGTCGCGGAGGCGGCGGCCCGGGTCGACGGCGCCCTGCTGGACGAACGGATCGCCTACTTCACGGCCGACCGGGCGGTGCGCTCACCGCTGTGGCGCGTACTGGAGGTGACCGAGGTGATGCCGTTCTCACTCAAGCGCCTGCGGTCGGCCCTGCGCTCCCGGGGCGTCGGGACGGTCACGGTCATGAAGCGCGGTTCGGCCGTCGACACCGAGAAGCTGCGCCGGGACCTGCGGGCGTCGGGCCCGGAGTCCGCCACGGTCGTTCTGACGCGCGTCGGCGAGCGGCCCGTGTCCCTGCTGTGCCGCGAGGTGGCCGACGCCGAAGCGCTCTGA
- a CDS encoding VOC family protein — protein MLRGLTTISLWADDVAEAARWYTEVLGAEPYFERPGPGGAAAYTEFRVGDHQHELGIIDRRFAPPAGHSGPGGVVVYWHVDDVEAAVERLLALGAKEYEPPTVRGEGFVTAAVTDPFGNVLGVMYNQHYLDTLAGH, from the coding sequence ATGCTGCGAGGACTCACCACCATCAGCCTGTGGGCGGACGATGTCGCCGAAGCCGCGCGCTGGTACACCGAGGTCCTGGGGGCCGAGCCGTACTTCGAGCGCCCGGGGCCGGGCGGGGCCGCCGCCTACACCGAGTTCCGCGTCGGCGACCACCAGCACGAGCTGGGCATCATCGACCGCCGATTCGCGCCCCCGGCCGGGCACTCCGGCCCGGGCGGAGTGGTCGTGTACTGGCACGTCGACGACGTGGAGGCGGCCGTCGAGCGGCTGCTGGCCCTGGGCGCGAAGGAGTACGAGCCCCCCACCGTCCGGGGCGAGGGGTTCGTGACCGCTGCGGTGACCGACCCCTTCGGCAACGTCCTGGGCGTGATGTACAACCAGCACTACCTGGACACGCTCGCCGGGCACTGA
- a CDS encoding PLP-dependent aminotransferase family protein, whose protein sequence is MSEPISPGDLTALLGRWAAGRGPLYRLLATRLRGLIDEGALAPGAGLPAERRLAARLSVGRGTVVAAYDLLSEERRLVRRRGSGTRVAPGPDAAPEPARRTHDGSLFLSMFEPVAGTLALTCAAPDAPPPELRAAYREATARVDVLANDIGYHPAGLLELRAVIAERFTERGLPTSPDEVLVTNGAQQALGLLVRCHVSAGDTVLVERPTYPGALALFGEAAADVRAVDTGPEGVDVPALLAGMADAPALTYLIPSFHNPTGSVLPPLLRRRIAVAAGEHGGLVVDDETMAHLGFDGRAPAPLASFPGGEDVVTVGSLSKLVWGGLRIGWIRARRPVLDRLRRTKTLTDLGGDVLSQLAAAHLLRDLDPITRRRGTELRRQHDRLAAELRRRLPDWEFAPAAGGQTLWVRLPHGDSASFSQVALRHGAALLPGDSLCAGGGGAEWLRLPFLASSETLTEAVDRIARAWKHYGEVDTPPAPPLGALAV, encoded by the coding sequence ATGAGCGAGCCAATCTCCCCCGGCGATCTGACCGCCCTGCTCGGCCGCTGGGCGGCCGGGCGCGGACCGCTCTACCGCCTGCTGGCGACGCGGCTGCGCGGCCTCATCGACGAGGGCGCGCTGGCGCCCGGGGCCGGACTGCCCGCCGAGCGGCGGTTGGCCGCCCGGCTGAGCGTGGGCCGCGGCACGGTCGTGGCCGCCTACGACCTGCTCAGCGAGGAGCGCCGCCTGGTCCGCCGGCGCGGCAGCGGCACCCGCGTGGCTCCGGGCCCCGACGCCGCGCCCGAACCGGCCCGGCGCACGCACGACGGGTCGCTGTTCCTGAGCATGTTCGAGCCCGTCGCCGGTACGCTCGCGCTCACCTGTGCCGCGCCGGACGCGCCGCCCCCCGAACTCCGCGCGGCCTACCGGGAGGCGACGGCGAGGGTGGACGTGCTCGCCAACGACATCGGCTACCACCCCGCCGGACTGCTCGAACTGCGCGCGGTCATCGCGGAGCGCTTCACCGAGCGGGGGCTGCCCACCTCGCCGGACGAGGTGCTCGTGACCAACGGAGCCCAGCAGGCGCTGGGCCTGCTGGTGCGCTGCCACGTGTCGGCCGGGGACACAGTGCTGGTCGAGCGGCCGACCTACCCCGGGGCGCTGGCGCTGTTCGGGGAGGCCGCCGCCGACGTGCGCGCGGTCGACACCGGCCCCGAGGGCGTGGACGTGCCCGCCCTGCTGGCGGGGATGGCCGACGCCCCCGCGCTCACCTATCTGATCCCCTCGTTCCACAACCCGACCGGTTCGGTGCTCCCCCCGCTGCTGCGGCGCCGGATCGCTGTGGCGGCCGGGGAGCACGGCGGTCTGGTCGTGGACGACGAGACCATGGCGCACCTGGGTTTCGACGGCCGGGCACCGGCCCCGCTGGCGTCCTTCCCCGGTGGGGAGGACGTGGTGACCGTGGGTTCGCTGAGCAAGCTGGTGTGGGGCGGGCTGCGGATCGGCTGGATCCGGGCCCGGCGCCCGGTCCTGGACCGGCTGCGCCGGACGAAGACCCTCACCGACCTGGGCGGCGACGTGCTGTCGCAGTTGGCGGCCGCCCACCTGCTGCGCGATCTGGACCCCATCACACGCAGGCGCGGCACGGAACTGCGGCGCCAGCACGACCGGTTGGCGGCCGAGCTCCGCCGACGCCTGCCCGACTGGGAGTTCGCACCGGCCGCCGGCGGGCAGACCCTGTGGGTGCGCCTGCCGCACGGCGACTCGGCGTCCTTCTCCCAGGTGGCGCTCCGCCACGGAGCGGCCCTGCTGCCCGGCGACAGCCTGTGCGCCGGGGGCGGCGGCGCGGAGTGGCTGCGGCTGCCGTTCCTCGCCTCGTCCGAGACGCTGACCGAGGCCGTGGACCGCATCGCGCGCGCCTGGAAGCACTACGGCGAAGTGGACACCCCGCCCGCGCCCCCGCTGGGCGCCCTGGCCGTCTGA